A section of the Deinobacterium chartae genome encodes:
- a CDS encoding acyl-CoA dehydrogenase family protein, translated as MTTSPGYDDFLTAHLERRQPQMLRYRADLEDFARWVAGDVDAQANYTDRYAPPQLQTYDRRGETVNHIVFNPWYEEQHREVYRRGILARPYLEGAPHLLSFTMGYLLAQSDISLHCPVTLSGAVAWVLAHHVPQELRERYLPELIRTDGLARSGGTWATELHGGSDVGGSTTEARPDGEAFALHGLKWFASNANSGLALATARPSGAEPGWRGLGLYLVPSHLEDGSPNRYRVRRLKDKLGTKGVPTGEIELLGAQAIEVAPPPEGFRLMMEALEYSRVHNAVGSVGVQRRALTEALGWARERVAFGRTLRHYPMVQAQLAGLRVRFEASALLAFESALALDEVRTDPSRRTWLRLVTALAKYHTAEDAVRAARESLELIGGNGYTSDWPIARVLRDAQVLTVWEGPANIQALELLRLLTPRYGGAAAYEQRVREILEGVPATLEPLRAALGARLAGDRAAFEITTRSDADGARYARRLLHRLSASLGFALMVEAAAQAQLRGDARPVYTAARYLEEIDPPAVGAENAQAEAEVIGMMFAEEAARAR; from the coding sequence ATGACGACCTCGCCCGGCTATGACGACTTCCTGACGGCCCACCTCGAGCGGCGCCAACCCCAGATGCTGCGCTACCGCGCCGACCTCGAGGACTTTGCGCGCTGGGTGGCGGGCGACGTGGACGCCCAGGCGAACTACACCGACCGCTACGCTCCGCCGCAGCTGCAGACCTACGACCGCCGGGGCGAGACGGTCAATCACATCGTCTTTAACCCCTGGTACGAGGAACAGCACCGCGAGGTGTACCGCCGCGGCATCCTCGCCCGCCCCTACCTCGAGGGAGCGCCGCACCTGCTCAGCTTCACCATGGGCTACTTGCTGGCACAGTCGGACATCAGCTTGCACTGCCCGGTGACCCTGAGCGGCGCGGTCGCCTGGGTGCTGGCACATCACGTCCCTCAAGAGCTGCGCGAGCGTTACCTGCCCGAGCTGATCCGCACCGACGGGCTCGCGAGGAGCGGTGGAACCTGGGCCACCGAGCTGCACGGTGGCAGCGACGTGGGCGGCAGCACCACCGAGGCCCGCCCCGACGGCGAAGCCTTCGCGCTGCACGGCCTGAAGTGGTTCGCCAGCAACGCCAACAGCGGGCTGGCGCTGGCCACTGCCCGCCCCAGCGGTGCCGAGCCGGGCTGGCGCGGTCTGGGGCTGTACCTGGTGCCCAGCCACCTCGAGGACGGCTCGCCCAACCGCTACCGCGTGCGGCGGCTCAAGGACAAGCTGGGCACCAAGGGCGTGCCGACCGGCGAGATCGAACTGCTCGGAGCGCAGGCCATCGAGGTCGCCCCGCCGCCCGAGGGCTTTCGGCTGATGATGGAGGCCCTCGAGTACAGCCGCGTGCACAACGCGGTCGGATCGGTCGGCGTGCAGCGCCGCGCCCTTACAGAGGCGCTCGGCTGGGCGCGCGAGCGGGTCGCTTTCGGGCGCACGCTGCGCCACTACCCGATGGTGCAGGCCCAGTTGGCCGGACTGCGGGTGCGTTTCGAGGCGAGCGCCCTGCTGGCCTTCGAGTCCGCGCTGGCCCTGGACGAGGTGCGGACGGACCCGAGCCGCCGCACCTGGCTGCGGCTGGTCACCGCGCTCGCCAAGTACCACACCGCCGAGGACGCGGTGCGCGCGGCCCGTGAGAGCCTCGAGCTGATCGGTGGCAACGGCTACACCAGCGACTGGCCCATCGCGCGCGTGCTGCGCGACGCGCAGGTGCTGACCGTCTGGGAAGGACCCGCCAACATCCAGGCCCTCGAGCTGCTGCGGCTGTTGACCCCGCGCTACGGGGGCGCAGCGGCGTACGAGCAGCGGGTGCGGGAGATCTTGGAGGGCGTTCCGGCCACGCTGGAGCCGCTGCGCGCAGCCCTGGGGGCACGCCTGGCAGGTGACCGCGCGGCCTTTGAGATCACCACCCGCAGCGACGCGGACGGCGCCCGTTACGCCCGCAGGCTGCTGCACCGGCTGAGCGCCTCGCTGGGTTTCGCGCTGATGGTGGAGGCCGCTGCGCAGGCGCAGCTGCGCGGTGACGCGCGGCCCGTGTACACGGCCGCGCGCTACCTCGAGGAGATCGACCCGCCCGCCGTAGGCGCCGAAAACGCCCAGGCCGAAGCCGAAGTGATCGGGATGATGTTTGCCGAGGAGGCCGCCCGTGCGCGTTGA
- a CDS encoding MerR family transcriptional regulator: MSPYSISDLAHEFDVTPRALRFYEEQGLLNPERDGQQRTYSARDRARLKLILRGKRLGFSLAEIRQMLDAYSAPGSETEQLKAAVRLGRQHIRTLETQLDDLQALLSDLRGFEEQFCELLRQKGLTDDDLARL, encoded by the coding sequence ATGTCCCCATACAGCATCAGCGACCTCGCCCACGAGTTCGACGTGACCCCGCGCGCCCTGCGCTTCTACGAGGAACAGGGCCTGCTCAATCCCGAACGCGACGGGCAGCAGCGCACCTACAGTGCCCGTGACCGGGCCCGGCTCAAACTGATCCTGCGCGGCAAGCGGCTGGGCTTCAGCCTTGCCGAGATCCGCCAGATGCTCGACGCCTACAGCGCTCCCGGCAGCGAGACCGAGCAGCTCAAGGCCGCCGTGCGGCTGGGCCGCCAGCACATCCGCACCCTCGAAACGCAGCTGGATGACCTTCAGGCCCTGCTCAGCGACCTGCGCGGGTTCGAGGAGCAGTTCTGCGAACTGCTGAGACAGAAAGGACTGACAGATGACGACCTCGCCCGGCTATGA
- a CDS encoding ABC transporter ATP-binding protein, producing MRPPPKPLPQGPVSAKQQLRDLAATLKLVWHSSPGHTITMLLCSLLLAAVPAATLWVTKLLLDAVALATQGRLEQAGGYSALLAILGLQVGIGALGTLLTTVQNASRELLGDRLQSRITLQILRKATALEVERFEDAETYDRLQAAYREVGLRPLGVLTGVTGLLQAALTLASVGALMSSLGPLVLPLVLLATVPGVWVQSRFGTETYRMLRYRTHDSRVQNYFGSILTSDTLVKEVRLFHFEPYLLARWEEYYRKFRAQLEDLVRRRSAWNLGAALFSALMVGLATWTVLERAARGQITVGDFSLLALGIAQVQTQFSGLLGGVSGIYQNLLYMRNLFEFLELPARDLDAGLEWQEPIESVEFQEVGFRYPLTERDVLRNVSFRIERGQTLALVGENGAGKTTVVKLLTRLFEPTRGRILINGQDASRYSPRSLQRQMSIIFQDFGQYQLSAAENVRLSQALEADLGDARLNRAGERSGANAFVSELPQGYGTLLGRLFSGGRQLSGGQWQRLALSRLYYRDASLLVFDEPTAALDASAEFETIEALRREARERIAVIISHRFSTVRLADRIVVLEGGEILEAGTHDELLALGGRYAALYRLQARGYQEAGTAG from the coding sequence ATGCGCCCGCCTCCCAAACCGTTGCCCCAGGGGCCCGTGTCCGCCAAGCAGCAGCTGAGAGATCTTGCCGCCACCTTGAAACTGGTGTGGCACAGCAGCCCTGGCCACACCATCACGATGCTGCTGTGCAGCCTGCTGCTCGCTGCCGTGCCCGCTGCCACGCTGTGGGTCACCAAGCTGCTGCTCGACGCGGTCGCGCTGGCCACCCAGGGCCGCCTCGAGCAGGCCGGGGGCTACAGCGCCCTGCTCGCCATTTTGGGGCTGCAAGTCGGTATCGGTGCGCTGGGGACCCTGCTGACCACCGTTCAGAACGCCTCGAGAGAACTGCTCGGTGACCGCCTGCAGAGCCGCATCACCCTGCAGATCCTGCGCAAGGCCACCGCGCTCGAGGTCGAACGCTTCGAGGATGCCGAGACCTACGACCGCCTGCAGGCCGCCTACCGCGAGGTTGGCCTGCGCCCGCTCGGGGTGCTGACCGGCGTCACCGGGCTGCTGCAAGCCGCCTTGACGCTCGCCTCGGTAGGGGCGCTGATGAGTTCGCTGGGTCCGCTGGTGCTGCCGCTGGTGCTGCTCGCCACCGTGCCGGGCGTGTGGGTGCAGTCGCGCTTCGGTACCGAGACTTACCGCATGCTGCGCTACCGCACCCACGACTCGCGGGTCCAGAACTACTTCGGTTCGATCCTGACCTCGGACACCCTGGTCAAGGAGGTGCGGCTGTTTCATTTCGAGCCGTACCTGCTGGCCCGCTGGGAGGAGTACTACCGCAAGTTCCGCGCGCAGCTCGAGGATCTGGTGCGCCGCCGCAGTGCCTGGAACCTGGGCGCGGCGCTGTTCTCGGCCCTGATGGTGGGTCTGGCAACCTGGACGGTCCTCGAGCGCGCTGCGCGCGGCCAGATCACCGTGGGGGACTTTTCGCTGCTGGCCCTGGGCATCGCCCAGGTGCAGACCCAGTTCTCGGGCCTGCTGGGCGGGGTGTCGGGCATCTACCAGAACCTGCTGTACATGCGCAACCTGTTCGAGTTCCTCGAGCTTCCGGCCCGCGACCTGGACGCGGGCCTTGAGTGGCAAGAACCCATCGAGAGCGTGGAGTTCCAGGAGGTGGGCTTCCGTTATCCGCTGACCGAGCGCGACGTGCTGAGAAACGTGTCGTTCCGCATCGAGCGCGGACAGACCCTGGCGCTGGTGGGGGAGAACGGGGCCGGCAAGACCACGGTGGTCAAGCTGCTCACCCGCCTGTTCGAGCCCACCCGTGGCCGCATCCTGATCAACGGCCAAGACGCCTCGCGCTACAGCCCGCGCAGCCTGCAGCGACAGATGAGCATCATCTTCCAGGACTTCGGGCAGTACCAGCTCTCGGCCGCCGAGAACGTGCGGCTCTCGCAGGCCCTCGAGGCCGACTTGGGCGACGCGCGGCTCAACCGGGCCGGGGAGCGTTCGGGGGCCAATGCCTTCGTGAGCGAGCTGCCCCAGGGGTATGGAACCCTGCTGGGCCGCCTGTTCTCGGGCGGGCGTCAGCTCTCGGGCGGGCAGTGGCAGCGCCTGGCCCTCTCGCGGCTGTACTACCGCGACGCCTCGCTGCTGGTGTTCGATGAACCGACTGCGGCCCTGGACGCCTCGGCCGAGTTCGAGACCATCGAGGCGCTGCGCCGCGAGGCCCGTGAGCGCATCGCGGTGATCATCTCGCACCGTTTCTCTACCGTGCGGCTCGCCGACCGCATCGTGGTCCTCGAGGGCGGCGAGATCCTCGAGGCCGGAACGCACGACGAACTGCTGGCCTTGGGCGGGCGCTACGCCGCCCTGTACCGCCTGCAGGCGCGCGGCTATCAGGAAGCGGGTACGGCCGGATGA
- a CDS encoding metal ABC transporter solute-binding protein, Zn/Mn family, whose translation MRNLVLFTALLASTASTASAASLNDLKPARLEGRKLRVTTTVNMVSDLARNVGGNRVEVTELMGPGVDPHLFKASAGDVRKLAGADLVLYAGLNLEGKMVELLSRSDRAFAVTDTIPRARLIRPEGGFEGTYTYDPHVWFDVSLWKHTVTATRDALSRVDPAGRATYANNAAAYLKKLDRLDAQVKSMIGRIPKNQRVLITAHDAFGYFGRRYGLEVRGVQGLSTTSEAGARDVSDLASFVAKRRIPAIFVESSVPRRTVDAVVAAARARGWKLQLGGELFSDAAGKPGTLEGTYIGMVEHNARTISEALRGQQARQER comes from the coding sequence ATGAGAAACCTCGTGCTGTTTACTGCACTGCTCGCCTCCACCGCTTCTACCGCCTCAGCTGCCAGCCTGAACGACCTCAAACCCGCCCGCCTCGAGGGGCGCAAGCTGCGCGTCACCACCACGGTCAACATGGTCAGCGACCTCGCCCGCAACGTCGGCGGCAACCGCGTGGAGGTCACCGAACTGATGGGACCCGGCGTGGACCCGCACCTGTTCAAAGCCTCCGCCGGAGACGTGCGCAAACTCGCCGGGGCCGACCTCGTGCTCTACGCCGGACTCAACCTCGAGGGCAAGATGGTAGAGCTCCTGTCCCGCTCGGACCGCGCCTTCGCCGTGACCGATACCATCCCGCGCGCACGGCTGATCCGTCCCGAAGGGGGTTTCGAGGGCACGTACACCTATGACCCGCACGTGTGGTTCGACGTCAGCCTGTGGAAGCACACCGTGACCGCCACCCGCGACGCCCTCAGCCGCGTGGACCCGGCGGGCCGCGCCACCTACGCCAACAACGCCGCCGCCTACCTTAAAAAACTCGACAGGCTCGACGCCCAGGTCAAGTCCATGATCGGGCGCATTCCCAAAAACCAGCGCGTGCTGATCACCGCCCACGATGCCTTCGGCTACTTCGGGCGGCGCTACGGCCTCGAGGTCCGCGGCGTGCAAGGACTCTCCACGACCTCCGAGGCCGGGGCCCGCGACGTCAGCGACCTCGCGTCCTTCGTGGCCAAGCGGCGCATTCCCGCCATCTTCGTGGAATCCTCGGTGCCGCGCCGCACGGTGGACGCGGTGGTGGCCGCCGCCCGCGCGCGCGGCTGGAAACTGCAGCTCGGCGGCGAACTGTTCTCGGACGCCGCCGGCAAACCGGGGACCTTGGAAGGAACCTACATCGGCATGGTCGAGCACAACGCCCGCACCATCTCCGAAGCGCTGCGCGGCCAGCAGGCCCGCCAGGAACGGTGA
- a CDS encoding ATP-binding cassette domain-containing protein — protein sequence MTAAPFSAAAPLEVRDLTVAYREQPVLWDVDLSFPQGQLCAIVGPNGAGKSTFLKAALGLIPRASGQVRFFGEPLARVRRRVGYVPQRSSVDWDFPTSALDVVTMGLYGRLGWLRRPGRAEREQAMSALERVGLSDLAQRQISQLSGGQQQRVFLARALAQASDLYFMDEPFAGVDATTERAILEVMRELRAQGKTVVVVHHDLETVRDYFDHLTLLNVSVVASGPMQETFSHDNLRAAYGGRLLRLEEAGT from the coding sequence GTGACCGCCGCCCCGTTTTCTGCCGCCGCCCCCCTCGAGGTGCGCGACCTCACCGTGGCCTACCGCGAACAGCCGGTGCTGTGGGATGTGGACCTGAGTTTTCCGCAAGGACAGCTGTGCGCCATCGTAGGCCCCAACGGCGCGGGCAAGAGCACTTTTCTCAAGGCCGCGCTGGGCCTGATTCCGCGCGCCTCGGGACAGGTGCGCTTTTTCGGTGAGCCGCTGGCGCGGGTGCGTCGCCGGGTCGGTTACGTCCCGCAGCGCTCCTCGGTGGACTGGGACTTTCCCACCTCCGCGCTCGACGTGGTGACCATGGGCCTGTACGGCCGCCTGGGCTGGCTGCGCCGCCCGGGCCGCGCCGAACGCGAGCAGGCCATGAGCGCCCTCGAGCGCGTGGGGCTCAGCGACCTCGCGCAGCGCCAGATCTCGCAGCTCTCGGGCGGCCAGCAGCAGCGCGTGTTCCTGGCACGCGCGCTGGCGCAGGCCAGCGACTTGTACTTCATGGACGAACCCTTCGCGGGCGTGGACGCCACCACCGAGCGCGCCATCCTCGAGGTGATGCGCGAGCTGCGCGCCCAGGGCAAAACCGTGGTGGTCGTGCACCACGACCTGGAAACGGTGCGCGACTACTTCGATCACCTCACGCTGCTCAACGTCTCGGTGGTGGCCTCCGGCCCGATGCAGGAAACCTTTAGCCACGACAACCTGCGCGCCGCCTACGGCGGACGGCTGCTGCGGCTCGAGGAGGCGGGCACATGA
- a CDS encoding iron chelate uptake ABC transporter family permease subunit → MNVLLEVFTDYTLRNVALGSALLGVVGGVVGAFAVLRRQSLLGDALSHAALPGICLAFLLAGAKVPLLLLIGGGVAGWLAALAMLAVLKYTRLPEDSALGVMLSAFFGFGVALLTFIQNGDNANQAGLDKFLFGQAATIVAADVATMALIGGLALVIVTLLYKEFKLVSFDPDYASTLGFPAGRLGALLTSLAALAVMVGLQTVGVVLMSAMLVAPAAAARQWTDRLGAMLALSALFGAASGLTGALISASAPQLPTGPFAIVAVSLILILSLLFAPLRGLVWDQLRSRGQRRTLQLDRALLDAHVLYNHAELSVAALAARQHTSEATAASRLRDLEARGLARPAEARWTLTESGLAQARILTGPGRGGPERDLERALIAAARLEEGQGVRLTALRHETGLPAGQVEALARELVGLGWAEPCPAGWELTEQGHAAAHRLEAQLRRAALTPARTGGAL, encoded by the coding sequence ATGAACGTGCTGCTCGAGGTGTTCACCGACTACACGCTGCGCAACGTGGCCCTGGGTTCGGCGCTGCTGGGCGTGGTGGGCGGCGTGGTCGGTGCTTTCGCGGTGCTGCGCCGCCAGAGCCTGCTGGGCGACGCGCTCTCGCACGCGGCCCTTCCGGGAATCTGCCTGGCTTTCCTGCTGGCCGGAGCCAAGGTGCCGCTGCTGCTGCTCATCGGCGGCGGCGTCGCGGGCTGGCTGGCAGCCCTGGCGATGCTGGCGGTCCTCAAGTACACCCGGCTTCCCGAAGACAGCGCGCTGGGCGTGATGCTCTCCGCCTTCTTCGGATTTGGGGTGGCGCTGCTGACCTTCATCCAGAACGGCGACAACGCCAACCAGGCAGGGCTGGACAAGTTCCTGTTCGGACAGGCGGCCACCATCGTGGCTGCCGACGTGGCCACCATGGCCCTGATCGGCGGGCTGGCGCTGGTCATCGTGACGCTGCTGTACAAGGAGTTCAAGCTGGTGTCCTTCGACCCGGACTACGCCAGCACGCTGGGCTTCCCGGCCGGACGGCTGGGGGCGCTGCTGACCTCGCTGGCCGCTCTGGCGGTGATGGTCGGCCTGCAAACCGTGGGCGTGGTGCTGATGTCGGCCATGCTGGTCGCCCCGGCGGCCGCCGCGCGGCAGTGGACCGACCGCCTCGGAGCGATGCTGGCGCTGTCCGCGCTGTTCGGCGCGGCCTCGGGCCTGACCGGAGCCCTGATCTCCGCCTCGGCCCCGCAGCTCCCCACCGGTCCGTTCGCCATCGTCGCCGTCAGCCTGATCCTGATCCTGTCGCTGCTGTTTGCGCCGCTGCGCGGGCTGGTGTGGGACCAGTTGCGCTCACGCGGGCAGCGGCGCACGCTGCAACTCGACCGCGCCCTGCTCGACGCGCACGTGCTGTATAACCACGCCGAGCTGAGTGTTGCCGCCCTGGCCGCGCGCCAGCACACCTCCGAAGCCACCGCCGCCTCGAGGCTGCGCGATCTCGAGGCGCGCGGTCTGGCCCGTCCGGCCGAGGCCCGCTGGACCCTGACCGAAAGCGGCCTGGCCCAGGCCCGCATCCTTACCGGTCCCGGGCGAGGCGGTCCGGAGCGCGACCTCGAGCGGGCCCTGATCGCAGCCGCCCGCCTCGAGGAGGGCCAGGGGGTGCGACTCACGGCCCTGAGACACGAAACCGGCCTGCCTGCCGGGCAGGTCGAGGCCCTGGCACGCGAGCTGGTCGGCCTGGGCTGGGCCGAACCCTGCCCGGCGGGCTGGGAGCTGACCGAGCAGGGGCACGCGGCCGCGCACCGCCTCGAGGCCCAACTGCGACGCGCTGCGCTTACACCGGCCCGGACCGGAGGTGCGCTGTGA
- a CDS encoding metal ABC transporter permease, with amino-acid sequence MNPADVVIVATALLVSSAAALLGVFLVLRRMSLMSDAISHAVLPGIVAAYWLTGGEAATVPALLGAGAMGLLTVSAVELLARSGRVRSDAAIGVVFPLFFSVGVILVSMYFRDVHLDLDAVLYGEIAYAPFNTLTLLGHELPESVVLMGSLALLNALFVALFYKELKLATFDAGLAAALGFAPGLIHYLLMTLLSFTTVGAFQSVGAILVIAFVIVPPATAYLLTRRLPVMIGLSLLFGALSSVAGYVLAILLDASIAGMMATLLGVFFFAALLFSPLEGILATRRRRARQRRQVAARLLVAHLAQAGGAGQLEETARQLGWTLPEARTALETARQGGWARLEAGRVDLTPRGLEAARQGPKLAV; translated from the coding sequence GTGAACCCTGCCGACGTCGTCATCGTCGCGACCGCGCTGCTGGTTTCCTCGGCCGCCGCGCTGCTGGGCGTTTTCCTGGTGCTGCGCCGCATGAGCCTGATGTCCGACGCCATCAGCCACGCGGTGCTGCCGGGCATCGTGGCCGCCTACTGGCTGACCGGAGGCGAGGCCGCCACCGTGCCCGCGCTGCTGGGCGCCGGGGCGATGGGTCTGCTGACGGTCAGCGCGGTCGAGCTGCTGGCCCGTTCGGGCCGGGTACGCAGCGACGCCGCCATCGGGGTGGTGTTCCCGCTGTTCTTCTCGGTGGGCGTCATTTTGGTCTCGATGTACTTCCGTGACGTACACCTCGACCTGGACGCGGTGCTGTACGGCGAGATCGCCTACGCGCCTTTCAACACCCTGACGCTGCTGGGCCATGAGTTGCCCGAGTCGGTGGTCTTGATGGGCTCGCTGGCGCTGCTGAACGCGCTGTTCGTGGCCCTGTTCTACAAGGAGCTCAAGCTCGCGACCTTCGACGCCGGTCTGGCGGCCGCGCTGGGCTTTGCGCCGGGCCTGATCCACTACCTGCTGATGACCCTGCTGTCGTTCACCACGGTGGGAGCTTTCCAGTCGGTGGGGGCCATCTTGGTGATCGCGTTCGTGATCGTGCCGCCCGCCACCGCCTACCTGCTCACCCGCCGCCTGCCGGTCATGATCGGCCTGAGCCTGCTGTTCGGCGCGCTGTCCTCGGTGGCAGGTTACGTGCTGGCCATCCTCCTGGACGCCTCGATCGCCGGCATGATGGCAACGCTGTTGGGGGTCTTTTTCTTCGCGGCCCTGCTGTTCTCGCCGCTCGAGGGCATCTTGGCGACCCGCCGCCGCCGCGCGCGTCAACGCCGTCAGGTCGCCGCGCGCCTGCTGGTCGCGCACCTGGCCCAGGCGGGCGGCGCGGGCCAACTCGAGGAAACCGCGCGCCAGCTCGGCTGGACCCTGCCCGAGGCCCGCACAGCGCTGGAGACCGCGCGTCAGGGCGGTTGGGCGCGCCTGGAAGCGGGCCGGGTAGACCTGACTCCGCGCGGCCTCGAGGCCGCGCGGCAGGGACCGAAACTCGCCGTATAA
- a CDS encoding winged helix-turn-helix transcriptional regulator: MVGKRSYDEGCAAAHALDLVGERWALLVVRELLLGPKRFTDLRTSLPLLSPNVLAQRLRNLEAAGVLRKAKLPPPAASQVYELTAWGQELEPVLQQLGRWGARSPTMPFGCDLSNDALILALRTMFSPEAARGRELRLELHLGEDRYRLVVQGGRLEAVRGPLERPDAVIEGDANTLKQVIFAALPLEEAIAARRLSVRGDRSAAERLPELFRLPDLLPAASG, translated from the coding sequence ATGGTTGGCAAACGCTCCTACGACGAAGGCTGTGCGGCGGCCCATGCCCTTGACCTGGTCGGGGAACGCTGGGCGCTGCTGGTCGTCCGTGAACTGCTGCTGGGCCCCAAACGCTTCACCGACTTGCGTACCAGCCTGCCCCTGCTCAGTCCCAACGTCCTGGCCCAGCGGCTGCGGAACCTCGAGGCTGCCGGCGTGCTGCGCAAGGCCAAGCTGCCGCCCCCCGCCGCCTCGCAGGTCTACGAACTCACCGCCTGGGGCCAGGAACTCGAGCCGGTCTTGCAACAACTGGGCCGCTGGGGGGCGCGCTCGCCCACCATGCCCTTCGGGTGTGACCTCAGCAACGACGCGCTGATTCTGGCCCTGCGCACCATGTTCAGCCCCGAAGCCGCCCGGGGTCGGGAACTGCGCCTCGAGCTGCACCTCGGCGAGGACCGCTACCGCCTCGTGGTCCAGGGCGGACGGCTCGAGGCGGTTCGAGGTCCGCTCGAGCGTCCCGACGCCGTGATCGAGGGCGACGCGAACACGCTCAAGCAGGTGATCTTTGCCGCCTTGCCCCTCGAGGAGGCCATCGCTGCCAGAAGGCTCAGCGTGCGCGGAGACCGCAGCGCCGCCGAGCGTTTGCCGGAGCTGTTCCGGCTGCCGGACCTGCTCCCGGCGGCTTCGGGCTGA
- a CDS encoding MDR family MFS transporter, with translation MTSNHAPAQVSRSDMGIIAIMIIATFVVILNETIMNVALPRLIVDLNVTASTVQWLSTAFLLVMGILIPTTGFLIQRYSTRTLFIVAMGLFCLGTLIAGIAAGFPVLLLGRIVQAAGTAIMLPLLTTVVLALVPPERRGSVMGSLSIVISVAPAVGPTLSGLILQVLPWRFMFLFVLPIALLALFYGIARLRNVGETRTATLDIPSVLLSAVGFGGVVYGFSSAGEGGGHWDHPQVVVPLVAGVLSLIVFTLRQLRLKTPLLDLRAFRFPMFTLSTALMMVAMMALFASALLLPIYLQTVRHLEPLQVGLLLLPGGVLMGIASPIVGRLFDRYGPTVLAGSGAVLMTLILWQFTTLDASTPVARIVALQMTLNLGLALLFTPAMTTGLNQLPRQLYSHGSALSSTLQQVSGAVGTALLVTVMTTASQNYLRNSGNSASPAAQLEALTTGLHASFTVASGVALLAVVLALCLRRSQPQALEGDEVGEPAFSAH, from the coding sequence ATGACGTCCAACCATGCTCCCGCGCAGGTCTCGCGCAGCGATATGGGCATCATCGCCATCATGATCATCGCGACCTTCGTGGTGATCCTCAATGAAACCATCATGAACGTGGCCCTGCCGCGCCTGATCGTGGACCTCAACGTTACCGCCAGCACCGTGCAGTGGCTCTCCACCGCCTTCTTGCTGGTCATGGGCATCCTGATTCCCACCACCGGCTTCCTGATCCAGCGCTACTCCACCCGCACGCTGTTCATTGTGGCCATGGGCCTGTTCTGCCTGGGCACCCTGATCGCCGGAATCGCGGCGGGCTTCCCGGTGCTCTTGCTGGGCCGCATCGTTCAGGCGGCGGGAACAGCCATCATGCTGCCGCTGCTGACCACCGTGGTGCTGGCCCTGGTGCCGCCCGAGCGGCGTGGCAGCGTTATGGGCTCGCTGAGCATCGTGATCTCGGTGGCTCCTGCCGTGGGCCCCACCCTCTCGGGACTGATCCTGCAGGTTCTGCCCTGGCGCTTCATGTTCCTGTTCGTGCTGCCCATCGCGCTGCTGGCGCTGTTTTACGGCATCGCCCGCCTGCGTAACGTCGGCGAGACGCGCACGGCGACCCTGGACATTCCCTCGGTCCTGCTCTCGGCGGTGGGTTTTGGCGGCGTGGTGTACGGTTTCAGCAGCGCTGGCGAGGGCGGAGGCCACTGGGACCATCCTCAGGTCGTCGTTCCCCTGGTCGCCGGCGTCCTCAGCCTGATCGTCTTTACGCTGCGTCAGCTGCGCCTCAAGACGCCGCTGCTCGACCTGCGCGCCTTCCGCTTTCCGATGTTCACGCTCAGCACCGCGCTGATGATGGTCGCGATGATGGCGCTGTTCGCCTCGGCGCTGCTGCTGCCGATCTACCTGCAGACGGTCCGCCACCTCGAGCCGCTGCAAGTCGGCCTGCTGCTGCTGCCCGGCGGCGTGCTGATGGGCATCGCCTCTCCCATCGTCGGACGGCTGTTCGACCGTTACGGTCCTACCGTGCTGGCCGGCAGCGGTGCGGTTCTGATGACGCTGATCCTGTGGCAGTTCACCACCCTAGACGCCAGCACCCCGGTGGCGCGCATCGTGGCACTGCAGATGACCCTCAACCTGGGTCTGGCCCTGCTGTTCACGCCGGCCATGACCACCGGGCTCAACCAGTTGCCGCGCCAGTTGTACTCGCACGGCAGCGCCCTGTCGAGCACGCTGCAGCAGGTGTCGGGCGCGGTGGGCACGGCCCTGCTGGTGACCGTGATGACCACGGCCAGCCAGAACTACCTGCGCAACTCGGGCAACTCGGCCTCCCCGGCAGCACAGCTCGAGGCCCTCACCACCGGCTTGCACGCCTCTTTCACGGTCGCCAGCGGGGTAGCCCTGCTGGCGGTGGTGCTGGCCCTGTGCCTGCGCCGCAGCCAGCCGCAGGCCCTCGAGGGTGACGAGGTCGGCGAACCGGCTTTCTCGGCTCACTGA
- a CDS encoding winged helix-turn-helix transcriptional regulator, with translation MADHDFCPVHDAINLLQEKWTLHIIRALLPGPAGFNELRRAVGGVNAATLSQRLEHLERMRIVEKTVHSTMPPRTSYCLTGAGVALQQVVEAIDRWGRDHLEEQDGHLRAVAEIAH, from the coding sequence ATGGCCGATCACGACTTCTGCCCGGTGCACGACGCCATTAACCTGCTGCAGGAGAAATGGACGTTGCACATCATCCGCGCGCTGCTGCCCGGCCCGGCCGGCTTCAACGAGCTGCGCCGCGCCGTAGGCGGAGTCAACGCAGCCACCCTCTCACAGCGCCTCGAGCACCTCGAGCGCATGCGCATCGTCGAAAAGACCGTGCATTCCACCATGCCCCCCCGCACCTCCTACTGCCTCACCGGGGCTGGGGTGGCCCTGCAGCAGGTCGTCGAAGCCATCGACCGCTGGGGACGTGACCACCTCGAGGAACAGGACGGTCACCTGCGGGCTGTCGCTGAAATCGCCCACTGA